A genomic stretch from Candidatus Methanomassiliicoccus intestinalis Issoire-Mx1 includes:
- a CDS encoding DUF835 domain-containing protein, translating to MSGMNKGLFYLFEERVPLRMHQTLRKELGEGRRVLYISKNSPRLLETQLEFEEGLLDARWLSPRPFADCVPPMNLKMFEDVVYEFLQENPDGIIAINGLDVMEMWNSFHPIIDMLSRLRDRINVGNNNMVMSLDPKNFYPPKLEMLESITDEIISSYA from the coding sequence ATGTCCGGAATGAATAAAGGATTGTTCTACTTATTCGAAGAAAGAGTGCCTCTGAGAATGCATCAAACATTGAGAAAAGAGCTCGGCGAGGGAAGGAGAGTTCTATACATATCTAAAAACTCACCGAGACTGCTGGAGACCCAACTAGAATTTGAAGAAGGGTTGCTTGATGCTAGATGGTTGTCTCCAAGACCGTTTGCAGACTGCGTTCCGCCGATGAATCTGAAAATGTTTGAAGATGTCGTGTATGAATTTTTACAAGAGAATCCAGACGGAATAATCGCCATCAACGGCCTTGATGTCATGGAGATGTGGAACAGCTTTCATCCCATTATCGATATGCTGTCAAGACTGAGGGATAGAATTAATGTTGGCAACAACAACATGGTTATGAGCCTGGATCCTAAGAACTTCTATCCACCGAAACTGGAAATGCTAGAGAGCATAACGGATGAGATCATCTCAAGCTATGCATAA
- the hmgA gene encoding hydroxymethylglutaryl-CoA reductase (NADPH), with translation MTNAGLKNKGKTNDDMNERRIAAEEYANVSLSNIGSISFDAIAAEKNVENMIGAIQIPLGYVGPYKINGDYASGEFLVPMATTEGALIASVNRGCSVISKSGGAYAKVVHDEMTRAPVFRTENISHAVKVSDWINENFDRIKNVAESTTSHGKLVSINSFPAGRSLHVRFAYSTGDAMGMNMATIATEAASKLIEDETGAVMISVSGNMCTDKKPAAINSILGRGKTVVADATIPKDILEEKMHTTAQAVAETCFRKCALGSAMAGSLGQNAHAANMVAALYIATGQDPAQVVEGSLCMTSCEDIGDDLYISVRMPAIEVGSVGGGTKLPCQKEALDLIGCAGSGKSKKLAEIVASVVLAGELSTLCAQAAGHLGKAHSRLGR, from the coding sequence ATGACCAATGCTGGGCTTAAAAACAAAGGAAAGACAAATGATGATATGAATGAAAGGCGAATTGCCGCTGAAGAGTATGCGAATGTATCCCTTTCAAACATAGGATCGATATCTTTTGATGCCATAGCCGCTGAAAAGAATGTAGAAAACATGATAGGCGCCATACAGATTCCTCTTGGATATGTGGGGCCCTACAAAATAAACGGCGATTATGCCAGTGGGGAGTTTCTTGTTCCAATGGCTACGACAGAGGGAGCATTAATTGCTTCTGTAAACCGTGGATGCTCCGTAATTTCGAAATCAGGAGGAGCTTATGCCAAAGTAGTACATGATGAAATGACAAGAGCACCTGTTTTCCGCACTGAAAATATTAGTCATGCAGTCAAAGTGTCTGACTGGATAAATGAAAATTTTGACAGGATAAAGAATGTTGCAGAATCTACCACGTCTCATGGAAAACTTGTTTCAATAAATTCGTTTCCTGCAGGGCGATCCTTGCATGTAAGGTTTGCATACAGCACAGGAGATGCCATGGGAATGAATATGGCAACGATAGCCACTGAAGCTGCTTCTAAGCTCATTGAAGATGAAACGGGAGCTGTGATGATCTCAGTTTCTGGGAACATGTGCACAGACAAGAAGCCGGCAGCCATAAACAGTATATTGGGAAGAGGAAAAACTGTAGTTGCAGATGCAACCATTCCTAAAGATATTCTTGAAGAAAAAATGCATACTACGGCTCAGGCGGTTGCAGAAACATGCTTCAGAAAATGTGCATTGGGAAGTGCTATGGCAGGATCCCTTGGACAGAACGCTCATGCGGCTAACATGGTTGCTGCATTATACATCGCCACTGGACAGGATCCAGCTCAAGTAGTGGAAGGAAGTTTATGCATGACATCCTGTGAAGACATTGGTGATGATTTGTACATTTCAGTGAGAATGCCTGCAATAGAAGTAGGCAGCGTAGGCGGAGGCACTAAACTGCCATGCCAAAAAGAAGCTTTAGATCTGATCGGCTGCGCAGGATCTGGAAAATCCAAAAAATTGGCTGAAATTGTGGCTTCAGTCGTTCTTGCAGGAGAGCTTTCCACTCTGTGTGCTCAGGCTGCAGGACATCTTGGAAAAGCGCATAGCAGATTAGGAAGATAA
- a CDS encoding helix-turn-helix domain-containing protein: protein MEPKIAEIAERIRALREMLGLSYEEMAESTEVSIDDYVASESGSRDFTFTFLYKCAEKFGVDIIEIMTGENPHLSGYTVVRGGNGLSIKRRAGFEYNHLAAHFKNKLAEPFLVKAPYREEEQNKPISMSMHEGQEFDYILSGSLKFVHEGHVEELNEGDSVFYDSGKKHGMIATSKGGCVFLAVVIKEKEDENR, encoded by the coding sequence ATGGAGCCGAAAATTGCTGAAATCGCCGAAAGAATTCGCGCTTTACGCGAAATGTTGGGTTTAAGCTACGAAGAAATGGCAGAATCTACTGAAGTTAGTATTGATGACTACGTAGCTAGTGAATCGGGATCTAGAGATTTTACATTTACATTCTTGTACAAATGTGCCGAAAAGTTCGGAGTAGATATTATTGAGATTATGACCGGGGAAAACCCGCATCTCAGCGGATATACTGTTGTCAGAGGTGGAAATGGTCTTTCTATAAAGAGAAGAGCCGGTTTTGAATACAACCATCTGGCAGCACATTTCAAGAATAAACTTGCAGAGCCTTTCCTAGTAAAAGCTCCATACAGAGAAGAAGAACAGAATAAACCGATTTCCATGTCAATGCATGAAGGGCAAGAATTTGATTACATTCTGAGCGGGAGCTTGAAGTTCGTGCATGAAGGTCATGTTGAAGAATTAAATGAAGGGGATTCCGTATTTTACGACTCTGGAAAAAAGCATGGCATGATTGCTACCAGCAAAGGTGGCTGCGTATTCTTAGCAGTGGTTATAAAAGAGAAGGAGGACGAAAACAGATGA
- a CDS encoding MBL fold metallo-hydrolase, with the protein MPDKPGAFMLATKVITKHNGNIIRVSYNKAVDFHMLFVEVRADEEALNEITKELLKIGYLENDVSESRVIVVNIKMKDEPGSLYPVLKILDRYDINISYINSNEEDGKFQNFKMGLLIENPALIKCVLDDISEIYPIDIINYAEEEPNLDNTIFYIRMGNEIQKLFNLGTDKTMEFICESNRVFQMLQDRGETPNKVFEYVLHLAKFMSRYRGENFNPDITKHQITDKITLHVIEPPCGSNTYILDNGKDLLFIDTGFAIYSDEMMSIFRTMFENFDSRNKKILITHADVDHCGLLSVIDADIYLNEKSAQSLQKQSQNLMDYREENIFCLGYSRLSRIFSNYVPPDSSRFIIIGENVPEEHRELLRIGSVSFGDLTLEVYEGSGGHLYGEMVFLCRDPWILFTGDIYVNVKGLTKERSEFNSLAPYLMTSVNVNSEFAKEMRKAVFELIPEGQESMICSGHGSIETITK; encoded by the coding sequence ATGCCGGATAAGCCAGGAGCATTTATGCTCGCCACAAAGGTCATTACGAAGCACAACGGAAATATAATCAGAGTTAGTTATAATAAAGCCGTAGACTTTCACATGCTATTTGTTGAAGTTAGAGCTGATGAAGAAGCACTTAATGAGATTACGAAAGAGCTTCTCAAAATTGGATATCTGGAAAATGATGTTAGCGAATCCAGAGTTATAGTGGTTAATATCAAAATGAAGGATGAGCCTGGAAGTCTTTATCCAGTATTGAAAATTCTAGATAGGTATGACATAAACATATCATACATTAACTCAAACGAAGAAGACGGTAAATTTCAAAACTTTAAAATGGGATTACTTATCGAAAACCCAGCATTAATAAAATGCGTTCTTGATGACATAAGCGAGATATATCCTATTGATATTATCAACTATGCCGAAGAAGAGCCTAACCTGGATAATACCATATTCTACATAAGAATGGGAAATGAAATTCAAAAACTGTTTAATTTAGGAACTGATAAAACTATGGAATTCATCTGCGAATCCAACAGAGTTTTCCAGATGCTGCAGGACCGTGGGGAAACACCCAATAAAGTTTTCGAATATGTTCTTCATTTAGCAAAGTTCATGTCTCGATATCGTGGAGAAAATTTTAATCCAGACATAACCAAACATCAGATTACAGATAAGATAACGCTCCATGTAATAGAACCCCCTTGTGGCAGCAATACATATATTCTTGATAATGGCAAGGATCTGCTGTTTATAGACACGGGTTTTGCGATATATTCTGATGAAATGATGAGCATATTCAGAACCATGTTTGAAAATTTCGATTCTCGTAACAAGAAAATTCTGATAACTCACGCAGATGTGGATCATTGTGGGCTTCTGTCAGTAATCGATGCTGATATATACCTTAACGAAAAAAGTGCTCAGAGTCTTCAGAAACAAAGTCAGAATTTAATGGATTACCGGGAAGAGAATATCTTTTGTCTTGGATACAGCCGGTTAAGCAGAATTTTCTCAAATTATGTTCCCCCGGATTCGTCCAGGTTTATAATTATTGGAGAGAATGTACCAGAAGAACACAGAGAATTATTGAGAATCGGTTCTGTATCTTTTGGAGATTTGACACTGGAAGTTTATGAAGGCAGCGGCGGTCACTTGTATGGGGAAATGGTATTCCTCTGTCGCGATCCTTGGATCTTGTTTACTGGCGATATATATGTAAATGTCAAAGGCCTTACAAAAGAAAGATCAGAATTCAATTCGCTAGCTCCTTACTTGATGACCAGCGTAAATGTAAACTCTGAATTTGCAAAAGAAATGCGCAAAGCAGTTTTTGAGTTAATTCCTGAAGGACAAGAGAGTATGATATGTAGCGGTCATGGATCAATAGAGACGATAACTAAATGA
- a CDS encoding SLC13 family permease — protein sequence MFFSSMVITNDITLITFVPLTMMFLKCIGSRRVIFIIVMETIAANLGSIVTPMGNPHNIFLYSYYDMSLETFLSTIIPFAVFSFILIVITVLLLKDYKIDASITYTDKRPDKLKTAKYVILFIISILAVINVIDYVVCLLLVLIVLLLTDRSVFRKVDYSLLLTFVFFFIFSANIGSIEEINHYIVQTIEGRELATSILLSQVISNVPTAVMLAPFTSNGIGLLVGTNLGGLGTPIASLASLISYRLYTTLRRNEKIDYLKTFFVLNISFLLILIVFATIIM from the coding sequence ATGTTTTTTTCATCAATGGTTATAACCAATGACATCACGTTGATAACATTCGTACCGCTTACCATGATGTTCTTAAAATGCATAGGTTCGCGGAGAGTGATATTTATAATCGTCATGGAGACAATTGCTGCAAATTTAGGAAGCATTGTCACTCCAATGGGAAATCCGCACAACATATTCCTATATTCATACTATGACATGAGCTTAGAGACATTTCTGTCAACAATCATTCCTTTTGCAGTATTCAGTTTTATATTAATTGTCATTACAGTTCTGCTGCTAAAAGACTATAAAATCGATGCATCAATAACATATACGGATAAGCGTCCAGATAAGTTAAAAACAGCAAAATACGTCATTCTTTTTATAATTTCGATATTAGCAGTGATAAATGTAATAGATTACGTTGTTTGTTTATTATTGGTATTGATTGTTCTACTCCTTACAGATAGATCTGTATTCAGAAAGGTTGATTATTCTCTACTTCTAACATTTGTATTCTTCTTCATATTTTCAGCAAACATTGGAAGCATTGAGGAAATAAATCACTACATAGTACAAACAATTGAAGGGCGAGAATTGGCTACGTCAATACTTCTATCTCAAGTTATAAGCAATGTTCCAACTGCAGTAATGCTAGCACCATTTACATCCAATGGAATTGGGCTTCTTGTTGGAACAAACCTTGGAGGATTAGGAACTCCTATAGCATCCTTAGCTAGTCTGATTTCATATAGATTATATACCACACTAAGACGAAATGAAAAAATAGACTACCTAAAGACGTTTTTTGTCCTAAATATCTCATTCCTATTGATTTTGATAGTCTTTGCGACAATTATCATGTAA
- a CDS encoding 2-oxoacid:acceptor oxidoreductase family protein: MSKSTNILLAGFGGQGILFAGKVIAYAGLMDSMEVSWLPSYGPEMRGGTANCSVCLSNTPIGSPQVVTPDVLIAMNLPSLDKFVDAVVPGGIILVDSSLIDRKVERTDVKTIYIPATKIAEDSGFKGMANMIMVGKLFSEIKFCTENSLDKGILKSVPPKKEKLIDSNRGAVKVGMES, translated from the coding sequence ATGAGTAAATCTACAAATATTCTGCTGGCAGGATTCGGCGGTCAGGGTATCTTATTTGCTGGTAAGGTTATTGCTTATGCGGGTCTAATGGACAGCATGGAAGTCTCTTGGCTCCCTTCATATGGTCCGGAAATGCGTGGAGGAACTGCCAATTGCAGTGTGTGTCTAAGCAATACTCCGATAGGATCTCCACAAGTAGTAACTCCTGATGTATTGATTGCTATGAATCTTCCATCACTGGATAAATTTGTGGACGCTGTCGTTCCAGGCGGGATTATCCTTGTTGACAGCTCTTTAATTGATAGAAAAGTTGAACGTACTGATGTTAAGACGATATATATTCCAGCAACTAAAATCGCAGAAGACAGTGGCTTCAAAGGTATGGCAAATATGATCATGGTTGGAAAGCTGTTTTCTGAGATCAAATTCTGTACAGAAAACTCTCTTGATAAAGGTATTTTAAAAAGTGTACCGCCTAAGAAAGAGAAATTGATAGACTCAAACCGTGGCGCTGTCAAAGTAGGGATGGAGAGCTGA
- a CDS encoding 3-methyl-2-oxobutanoate dehydrogenase subunit VorB: MSERVLMKGNEALAEAAISAGCRHFFGYPITPQTEVAAYMAKRMPKVGGTYLQAESEVSAINMVLGAAAAGARVMTSSSSPGISLKSEGISYLAGSDLPALIINVQRAGPGLGGIQPSQADYWQATRSTGHGDFHVLVLAPSTVQEMVDLVSDAFDLGDKYRMPVMILSDGMLGQMMEPVSLPEKSVECLPEKLWATNGHKDQRKHNVINSLYINPPELESLLHERYAKYDHIHKTEQRAEEYLTDDAELIIVAYGASSRVSRSAIDMARAEGIKVGMIRPITLWPYPVDYIEKNMDQVKSFLCVEMSMGQMVDDVRLAVNGRRPVNFFGRTGGIIPTPAEVLNEIKKIMGGI, translated from the coding sequence GTGTCCGAACGTGTTCTAATGAAAGGAAATGAAGCTTTGGCCGAAGCAGCCATCTCAGCAGGCTGCAGACATTTCTTTGGATATCCTATCACTCCTCAGACTGAGGTTGCAGCATACATGGCTAAAAGAATGCCCAAAGTCGGAGGAACATATCTGCAGGCTGAGTCAGAAGTCTCTGCAATCAACATGGTTCTGGGAGCTGCCGCTGCCGGAGCAAGAGTTATGACTTCTTCCAGCTCTCCGGGAATAAGCCTAAAATCAGAGGGAATTTCGTATCTTGCAGGCTCAGATCTTCCAGCTCTCATAATCAATGTTCAGCGTGCCGGCCCAGGATTAGGCGGTATTCAACCATCTCAGGCAGATTATTGGCAAGCCACCCGTTCAACCGGCCATGGAGATTTTCATGTGCTTGTTCTTGCACCTTCTACAGTTCAAGAGATGGTAGACTTGGTTTCAGATGCCTTTGACTTAGGGGATAAATATAGAATGCCAGTAATGATTTTATCAGACGGAATGCTTGGACAGATGATGGAGCCAGTATCTCTCCCTGAAAAATCTGTGGAGTGTCTCCCTGAAAAACTATGGGCAACAAATGGTCATAAAGACCAGAGAAAACACAATGTGATTAATTCGCTTTACATAAACCCTCCTGAGCTGGAGAGCCTTCTGCATGAAAGATATGCGAAATATGATCATATTCATAAAACTGAGCAGCGGGCTGAAGAGTATCTTACCGATGATGCTGAACTGATAATCGTTGCATATGGGGCATCATCTCGTGTTTCCCGCAGTGCTATTGATATGGCAAGAGCTGAAGGAATAAAGGTAGGGATGATAAGGCCGATTACACTTTGGCCGTATCCGGTTGATTATATTGAGAAAAATATGGATCAGGTAAAATCATTCCTTTGTGTAGAAATGAGCATGGGTCAGATGGTAGATGACGTTAGATTAGCAGTAAATGGCAGAAGACCAGTCAATTTCTTTGGAAGAACAGGAGGAATAATTCCTACGCCGGCTGAAGTTCTTAACGAAATCAAAAAAATCATGGGAGGTATCTAA
- a CDS encoding thiamine pyrophosphate-dependent enzyme — MAVLFSKPHAMADVPLHYCPGCTHGIVHRLIAESIDDLGIEGRTIGIAPVGCSVFAYDYFNCDMVEAAHGRAPAVATGIKRVDPDHIVFTYQGDGDLAAIGTAETVHAATRGENITVIFINNAIYGMTGGQMAPTSLPGQVTQTTPYGRDVKTAGYPIRVCEMLSTLDGVALAQRVTVDCVKNVRTAKKAIKKAFEYQMEGLGYSIVEVISSCPTNWGLAPRDALEWLRQNMLPYYPLGVYKDIKEGDSHE, encoded by the coding sequence ATGGCGGTATTATTTTCCAAACCTCATGCAATGGCGGATGTTCCGCTTCACTACTGTCCGGGCTGCACTCATGGAATTGTACACAGGCTCATTGCAGAATCAATTGACGATCTTGGAATAGAAGGCAGAACAATCGGAATAGCTCCAGTTGGTTGTTCTGTGTTTGCATATGATTATTTCAATTGTGATATGGTAGAAGCTGCTCACGGGCGTGCTCCTGCAGTTGCTACAGGAATAAAACGTGTGGATCCAGACCATATTGTATTTACATATCAGGGAGATGGAGACCTCGCAGCTATTGGAACTGCAGAAACGGTCCATGCAGCGACACGTGGGGAAAACATCACGGTGATTTTTATCAATAATGCGATTTATGGAATGACTGGAGGTCAGATGGCCCCAACAAGCCTTCCAGGACAGGTGACACAAACAACACCCTATGGACGAGATGTAAAAACCGCGGGTTATCCAATAAGAGTCTGTGAGATGCTATCCACTCTGGATGGAGTCGCTCTGGCTCAGAGAGTTACAGTTGACTGTGTCAAAAATGTGAGAACTGCTAAAAAAGCCATAAAAAAAGCCTTCGAATATCAGATGGAAGGTCTTGGTTACTCAATCGTAGAAGTAATTTCATCCTGTCCTACAAATTGGGGTCTGGCTCCTAGGGATGCATTAGAATGGCTGAGGCAGAATATGCTACCATACTATCCACTCGGGGTCTATAAAGATATCAAAGAGGGTGATTCTCATGAGTAA
- a CDS encoding deoxyribonuclease IV: MLSIGCHLSTSKGFLAMGKDALSIGANTFQFFTRNPRGSKAKAIDPKDARSLKELMDEHSFATILAHAPYTLNPCSSQEKTREFAKITMADDLERMEYFPGNMYNFHPGSHTDQGVSIGIDEIASMLNTILDKKYHTTVLLETMSGKGSEIGGRFEELIEIIDRVELKEKMGVCLDTCHVYDAGYDIVNDLDGVLDSFDKIIGIEKLKAIHLNDSMNPMGSHKDRHQKIGEGNIGLEAISGIINHPKLKKLPFYLETPNELSGYAKEIELLKSKYSD; the protein is encoded by the coding sequence ATGTTAAGCATAGGATGCCATCTTTCAACTTCAAAAGGATTTCTTGCCATGGGAAAGGATGCACTGAGCATCGGTGCAAATACATTTCAGTTTTTTACACGAAATCCTAGAGGCAGCAAAGCAAAAGCAATAGACCCAAAAGATGCCCGATCTTTAAAAGAACTGATGGATGAGCATTCGTTCGCCACAATTCTCGCTCATGCACCATATACACTTAACCCCTGTTCATCTCAAGAGAAAACTCGAGAATTTGCGAAAATAACCATGGCAGATGATTTAGAAAGGATGGAATATTTTCCTGGCAATATGTATAATTTTCATCCAGGAAGCCATACTGATCAAGGAGTAAGTATAGGGATAGATGAAATCGCATCTATGCTGAATACGATACTTGATAAAAAATATCACACAACTGTACTCCTGGAAACGATGTCTGGAAAAGGCAGCGAAATCGGTGGAAGATTCGAAGAACTCATCGAGATAATAGATAGAGTAGAACTCAAAGAAAAAATGGGTGTTTGCCTGGATACCTGCCATGTGTATGATGCGGGTTATGACATAGTGAATGATCTAGATGGAGTATTGGATAGCTTTGACAAGATCATTGGTATCGAGAAACTTAAGGCCATTCACCTAAATGACAGTATGAATCCTATGGGAAGCCATAAAGATAGGCATCAAAAAATTGGTGAAGGGAATATAGGATTAGAAGCAATATCTGGAATAATTAATCATCCTAAACTGAAAAAACTTCCGTTTTATTTAGAGACTCCAAATGAATTATCTGGATATGCTAAAGAGATAGAGCTACTAAAAAGCAAGTATTCAGATTGA
- a CDS encoding transporter permease codes for MAANVQSIKSMMKNESLLIIAAVLALVSMFFASSDVVYSEHVDLKVIVLLFCLMACVAGLNESGVFQSLFSKLTAKTVSVRKLSLMLILVCFFHQWL; via the coding sequence ATGGCCGCTAATGTGCAGAGTATTAAATCAATGATGAAAAACGAAAGCCTGCTGATAATTGCAGCAGTACTCGCACTAGTCTCCATGTTTTTTGCGTCATCAGATGTTGTATATTCCGAACATGTTGATTTGAAGGTTATCGTTCTTTTGTTCTGCCTGATGGCATGTGTTGCTGGTTTGAATGAATCTGGTGTTTTTCAATCACTGTTTTCAAAGCTAACAGCTAAAACAGTTAGTGTAAGAAAACTTTCTCTGATGCTGATTTTGGTATGTTTTTTTCATCAATGGTTATAA
- the speD gene encoding S-adenosylmethionine decarboxylase encodes MNTMTFKLTQNMDDDLIIEKFKEGGEWGLLTSLDISGCDPEKIRSKEIITQFAIDLCEYIKMKRFGDPIVVRFGADPKVQGYSLAQLIETSMISGHFAEDTNKAFIDVFSCKEYPPKKAAKFCMDYFGGTEVDYSVIFRK; translated from the coding sequence ATGAACACAATGACCTTCAAATTGACCCAGAATATGGATGATGACTTGATAATCGAAAAATTCAAAGAGGGTGGCGAATGGGGATTGCTCACTTCTCTGGACATCAGCGGTTGCGATCCAGAAAAGATTAGAAGCAAAGAGATAATCACTCAGTTTGCTATTGACCTCTGCGAGTATATTAAAATGAAACGCTTTGGAGATCCAATCGTAGTACGTTTTGGTGCAGACCCAAAGGTGCAAGGATACTCACTTGCGCAATTAATTGAAACATCCATGATTTCTGGTCATTTTGCAGAAGATACTAATAAGGCATTTATTGATGTGTTCTCTTGTAAAGAATATCCTCCTAAGAAAGCAGCTAAATTCTGTATGGACTACTTTGGCGGCACAGAAGTTGATTATTCGGTCATATTCCGTAAGTAA
- a CDS encoding 4Fe-4S dicluster domain-containing protein: MPTIIVSENICKGCELCIDACPRGLIILAKDKINSKGYHPAHLTDSSQCTGCRSCAMMCPDVAITVEGD; the protein is encoded by the coding sequence ATGCCTACAATTATCGTTAGTGAAAACATTTGCAAAGGCTGTGAACTGTGCATCGACGCATGTCCTCGTGGCTTGATCATTCTTGCAAAAGACAAGATTAACAGCAAGGGATACCACCCCGCTCACCTGACAGATTCATCTCAATGTACTGGATGTCGTTCTTGTGCAATGATGTGTCCTGATGTGGCAATAACTGTGGAAGGTGACTGA
- a CDS encoding AMP-binding protein: MRNINLRYVEEEYDEKGILTKLNVKCPENFNFGYDIVDDIAINDPDRRAMLWCHENGEERTFTFGDIKKYSDKTANFLKSIGIGKGDAVIVILKHSYQYWFTAVALHKLGAIMIPATFMLTKHDVEYRINAATVKAAICVNDVADAFDSAENCPSLETKIIVGDKREGWYNFDECVEAASDELERVPTKSTDIMLVYFSSGTTGYPKMVVHDFSYPLGHILTAKHWQNVDPDGLHFTIADTGWAKTAWGKIYGQWIMESGIFVYEYEKFIPADILSLISKHKISTLCCPPTMFRMFINEGLEKFDLSSLKHTAIAGEALNPDVFYNWYKATGLKLMEGFGQTETTPIVCNLRGTEPKPGSMGKPSPQYTVDIIDGEGKSCPPGETGEIVVKLYNPRPPGLMVCYYRDEAKTAEACEGGWHHTGDTAWRDEDGYIWYIGRNDDVIKSSGYRIGPFEIESVLVKHPAVLECAITGVPDPVRGQIVKATVVLRKGFEPNDALKKELQTFVKRETAPYKYPRAVEFVDELPKTISGKIRRVEIREGK, translated from the coding sequence ATGAGAAATATAAACCTCCGCTACGTTGAAGAAGAATATGATGAAAAAGGCATCCTCACAAAGCTTAATGTGAAATGCCCTGAGAATTTTAATTTCGGATATGATATCGTAGATGATATTGCAATAAATGATCCTGACCGCCGGGCCATGCTATGGTGTCATGAAAACGGTGAAGAAAGGACTTTTACATTTGGAGATATTAAAAAATACTCTGACAAAACGGCTAACTTTCTCAAGAGCATTGGCATAGGAAAAGGAGACGCGGTAATTGTTATCCTTAAACACAGCTATCAATACTGGTTTACTGCCGTAGCACTACATAAGCTCGGAGCAATTATGATTCCTGCTACCTTCATGCTCACAAAGCATGATGTAGAATATCGTATCAACGCTGCAACGGTTAAAGCGGCTATTTGTGTAAATGATGTTGCTGATGCATTTGACAGCGCTGAGAATTGTCCATCTCTAGAGACAAAGATAATTGTCGGAGATAAACGTGAAGGCTGGTATAACTTTGATGAGTGTGTAGAAGCTGCATCGGATGAGCTAGAGAGAGTACCGACTAAATCTACAGACATTATGCTTGTCTATTTTTCATCAGGTACAACTGGATATCCAAAGATGGTTGTCCATGATTTCTCATACCCACTGGGGCACATATTAACCGCCAAACACTGGCAGAACGTAGATCCGGATGGTCTTCATTTTACAATAGCTGATACTGGCTGGGCAAAAACTGCATGGGGGAAGATATATGGTCAATGGATTATGGAATCTGGAATTTTCGTATATGAATATGAGAAGTTCATTCCAGCGGATATCTTATCACTTATATCAAAGCATAAAATCTCTACACTCTGCTGCCCACCAACCATGTTCAGGATGTTTATCAATGAAGGATTGGAAAAATTCGATTTATCATCATTAAAGCATACAGCCATAGCTGGAGAAGCTCTGAATCCAGATGTATTTTATAATTGGTATAAGGCCACTGGTCTGAAGTTAATGGAAGGATTCGGCCAAACTGAAACGACCCCGATTGTCTGCAACCTGAGAGGAACAGAACCAAAGCCAGGATCCATGGGAAAACCATCTCCGCAGTATACCGTTGATATTATTGACGGCGAAGGAAAAAGCTGCCCGCCGGGTGAGACTGGAGAGATCGTCGTTAAACTATACAACCCAAGACCTCCAGGACTAATGGTATGTTACTACAGGGATGAAGCCAAAACTGCAGAGGCCTGCGAAGGTGGATGGCATCATACAGGAGATACTGCCTGGCGTGACGAAGACGGTTATATTTGGTACATAGGTAGAAATGATGATGTCATCAAGTCTTCCGGATATAGAATTGGACCATTTGAGATTGAGAGTGTTCTTGTGAAGCACCCGGCAGTTCTTGAATGTGCCATTACTGGAGTTCCAGACCCAGTGAGAGGGCAGATTGTTAAAGCAACAGTAGTGCTGAGAAAGGGATTCGAACCAAACGATGCTCTCAAAAAAGAACTTCAGACGTTCGTTAAAAGAGAGACGGCTCCGTATAAATATCCCAGAGCTGTTGAATTTGTAGACGAACTTCCGAAAACCATAAGCGGAAAGATAAGACGCGTAGAAATTCGCGAGGGGAAATAA